Part of the Drosophila pseudoobscura strain MV-25-SWS-2005 chromosome 2, UCI_Dpse_MV25, whole genome shotgun sequence genome, ATACGACTGAGTTCGTGCCTATGGAGAGGTTTTTATTTATAGAACTTTTGAAAAAAGCTCCGGTCAAATGCTTAATTAATCTTTAGAGAACATCATTATCACGATGATTGCCCAGATATATCTCCATATATTCATTCATATGTGTGTGCGAATAGCGTATCATGATAAAAATGTGTATAGTTTGTCTATGTGAATGGACGAAAGTTTGAAGCAATTCAAAAagtaacgagggggaacggtGTGAGCGCCGctacggccgcgactctacatttataccagATACGcagtcagtggcagtggctacTCTAAGAAAGATACACATTGACTacgaagagtgtgtgagatCAAGAGAGAAAGAATCTAATCCAGATTCAACAGTCTAAAAGATACGTttattctctacgattctgctgCTTTGATTTTTCGTATCTTCAAGATTTTCGTCTTTAATCGAGGCGAAAACTGGCTTgccaaaattttgaaacaaacttgatATCACAGGAGCCTGGATACAAAATATCGGCGTCAAACaaaacggacagacagacattgcTCTAACCattcggctattgatgctgatgaaGATCTGCGCGTTACACACATTCATTTTtcccacaaatcgaatataccctaAATCGCCTAAAGCGACTATAATATACTGGATACTAAGATTTAGATGGATAGATTGGCAGTATTAAATATACTTTTTGTGTACTTCTTTTTATCTGGTACATTTACGAACCTCAGCCCAGTATACCCTTAGATACTCCGAGTACTTCGCAGTCAGCCGATAGAGAGTAAACAAAACACTCAGCTACAAAATGAAAGCTTCTTCAAttaattatgtatgtatttagaaaaaaattaaatgtatttcgtaatcaatttgtattaaatttattagaaaaaccattttttttattattaagtCTATTGCAAACATTTGCTTCtacttttattttctgttgtttttatgAAGTGTATTTCTTAGCTGAAAACCAGTTTGGCTTTGCGGCATAATTGATTGTCGGAATTGTCTTGTCATCGTGATGAAATAGAAAAATGTTGGGGATTGCTTTTGGTATGTATACTTTGTGTAAGTCAAAGTTTTGTTAAATGCGCTGATCATCTATGACGCCTTTCTTTACACTTAGAATGGCCACTTTATGTACAtttaacatacatatatttttaaatatatctGTATGTATGAAGATAGTAAATATTATCATGCGAAAAATTAACAAAGGCCAAAATAGTTATTAATTGATAACGATACGATCATTTGTTTACTTGCACATTTTGAAGACTGATCAAAATCTTATCGTTTATTTACACAACCGAAATGAAACTTGCGAATCTTGTAGTGTTTAGCACAGCAATCCCTTCCCAACTTGTGTTGAAACAGCCAACTGCCTGCTGTTATACAAGTAATTAAAACGTTTCGCTCAATGGCTTGATTTTTGGTTCGTGAATCTGTACACCAGGTGGGGTCTGGATGCAGTAGGTCACCGCATAGGCCACGTCCTCTGAGCGGAGCATTGGGCGTTCTGTCACTGCAGCTTTGATGTTATCAAGGATCTCAGTGTCGACCACACCGGGGCAAATGCTCTAAGAGGCACATACATACGCTAAGCGTTCTCTCGAAGCTCGCTCTTTATCTGTGTGATCTACGCTTTGCGTCTGGCTTATCTAGGTatgccgagcgaagctgcgctcagCGATCAGTGCGGCAACGTAAAGGGCAAGCAAGCTacacttgcaatttgcatGTAGCGCAAAAAACTGTATATCGCCATTTTATATTTGCTTCGGGTTTTATTTaatcgaaataattagtcgtCAGATCGGGGGTAAACTCCATTATCTCCAcactttgttttctttgtcCTTGAAGTTGCCCGAAATTGTATAAGCGGTCCGGAATATACCATCTTTAGTTACATGGGGGGCTGGCACACCATAGTACATGAATTCTACACTAGCAGTTGACAAAAGTGGAGCACACTTTTCAGATGATTTATAAAAAGTTCGGCGAAAGCTTTTATACATGATGTATTAGTCAATTTGTGCAATGATGGAACAATACATGTATTTCATATTTAGACGTCGTTTTTGTTTCAAGGAGAATATTTAATGGCACAACTGTCGGAGCCTTTTATGTCACACAGTTGGGACTTCGGGGCTCAgtgttcatttattttttgctcgATTGAATTTTTGAAGttgaaaaatatcaaaaaaattaGATTAGATGTATTTTTCTTTAGAAGATGCAACAGAACAggtttttattgaatattgatAACAACGAATATacttaaaaaaagaaaagaaaaaagataATCATAAGATACATTGTTCACTTATTATTAAACCTTAAAGATATAGTATGTGTTCTTTAAAGGCTCATATGTATCTCCTGAACTAACGAGCGGGAACGTTTTGAGTCGCAGCTAGAGCCGCGACTCTACCTTTATACTCTATACTCAGGCCCCCATTCGCCCGAGGGAGCACACTGCACGAGTGTCAGAGCAACGTAGCAACTGAAATATCATTATTTCCTTTTAGCTATAATACAAATCTGGTAGATATTGTAATGATAAAGCTCATAAAAAAGACAGCACTGCTCTTCATATTACTAAAGTGTATTTTTGGCAAAATGTTTAACAGAATTGAGTTTAAGCTTAAAAGACTATGCAATAAAATACTTTGCTTTTAGACctaagatatacatataagaTCTTTAAGGACTTAAAcgacacatatacatatattaacaAATAGGCCCTCTCTTAGTTGCGCTTGCTGTTTAGTCGATCCTGGATCTCCTGCAGGCTGAGGCCCTTTGTCTCCATGACCACGAAAAGGACGAAGAAGAAGGCCACCACCATGAATCCGGCAAACAGCCAGAAGGCGTAGTAGGAACCAAGGGCATCCAGAGCAGGATAGAAATAGGTAACCAGAAAGCCAAGAGTCCAGCAGGTGCTGGCCACAATGGACGAGGCAGCCGACTTGATGTTCGCCGGGAACATCTCGCCGAGCACAGCCCAAGGCAGTGGCCCGAAGCCCGTGCAGTAGACTATGTTGTAGATAACGagcgctggcactggcatcCACACCACTTCGGAGATGTCGCCCACCACCAGCTGCATATAGAAGAAGGCGCCGAGTGCCGTCAGACCCACTGTCATCACACTGGCGGAGGTCAGCAGCATCACCTTCCTGCCAAGGCGATCCGCCACGATGGGCGTCAGGCCCGAGGATGCCACCTGGACGCAGCCAATAATAATGGTGGCAATGGCGGGATCCAGCCCCGTGTTGGCGCTGGCAAAGATCGACTGGCTATTGAAAAGGACCACGTTGATTCCCGAAAGCTGCTGGAAGGAGATTAGGCCGGCACAGATGAACAGTGCCTTGCGGTTGCCGGGGTTCTTGAACAGATCCATAATAGTGCCTTTGTTGGCCATGGCCTCCTCCACACTGGATTGTATTTCGGCCATCTCGTTGTGCACTCCCTCGGCGCTTTGGCCACGCAGAAACTGTAGCGAACGCAGTGCGTCTGTCTTGCGTCCCTTTCCGGCATAATAGTGGGGACTCTCGGGCATAAAGTAGAAGATCGCATCGAAGATCACCGGCACAACAATACAGCACCACTGAAGAGCCATGTACGAGACGAAGGGACCAATTGCATAGACATATAGAATACCAGCTAAAAGTGGGAATAAATTAGTGTCAAACGAACTCAAAGATCTTGCTATCCACACTTACCCACAATAAACAGCTGCATTAGAGAGCCAGTAGCTCCACGAACATTATCCGTGGATATCTCACCCACATACATGGGCTGCACAGTCATCACGAACCCCACGCCGAAGCCCTGAATCAGTCGGGACAGGTATAGGATCCACACCTCTGAGGCTCCCATATTAATTCCGAATGCAAGCACGAAGAAGAGACTGCTGGAGAGCAGTACCCACTTTCGGCCAATGCGATCCGCCAGGGGTCCAGCCACAAAGGGAGCAATGAGCGCTCCAATGGCAATCAGCGAGGAGATCCAGGCATCTTCATCGGATGTTATGGGTCTGTCCAGAGGCGAGTCGGAGGTATCTTCGGTCTTGAGTTTGGGTCCGATTGGAGAGGTCCAGCCCAGGCAGGTGCCCACCACAAAGGCGGACAAGTTAGCTAACAGAGAGGACAGTCGGAGAATGCAGATTATGCACATGTTTTAAGGCAAATGTATCACAACTTGACTCACCTGCCACAGCGGCCATAAAAATGCGTCCAGTCTTGACTGGTTCTGGCGACATATTTCGCGTGTTTACTTCGCTAATCTGAAAAGAACTGACTTCCGTATAGGAATATTTAACTCCTGTCTCTTCTTCGCGGGCTACTGACGGCATCTGGCTTGTTTCGCGAGTGGAACAGTAGCTGCAAAAGCACAACCataaaaaaaagcgaaagcatCTCATTAGAAAATCAGTGGACGTGGATTAATGATGCTGTCCCCATTAGTAATTCAATCGCCTGTAAGTCCAAATGGCTTTTACTTGACCCTTAGTCTTGAATGGTTTCGTTGACGGTCCATTCTGTAAAAGCGCATGACTCATGTAACCAGATATGAGAGCTCCACCCATTCACTTTCACGTTGTTTTTACACATGTCTCAACATTAACTGTCTCGTTTTTCATTTATCACATTATCAAAGCATCTTTACACATTAGCTAATTGTAAAGTtactaaataataaaaaaatagcATGCGGAAGAGTAGTCGCGTTCTATGTAATCattattcaaaattaattttattgcaCAGCGAAAAAAAGCTACATCAAATTAATGTCTGTCgaatttgaaaatgttttcttCTGCAATTATCAT contains:
- the LOC4801931 gene encoding facilitated trehalose transporter Tret1, with translation MPSVAREEETGVKYSYTEVSSFQISEVNTRNMSPEPVKTGRIFMAAVAANLSAFVVGTCLGWTSPIGPKLKTEDTSDSPLDRPITSDEDAWISSLIAIGALIAPFVAGPLADRIGRKWVLLSSSLFFVLAFGINMGASEVWILYLSRLIQGFGVGFVMTVQPMYVGEISTDNVRGATGSLMQLFIVAGILYVYAIGPFVSYMALQWCCIVVPVIFDAIFYFMPESPHYYAGKGRKTDALRSLQFLRGQSAEGVHNEMAEIQSSVEEAMANKGTIMDLFKNPGNRKALFICAGLISFQQLSGINVVLFNSQSIFASANTGLDPAIATIIIGCVQVASSGLTPIVADRLGRKVMLLTSASVMTVGLTALGAFFYMQLVVGDISEVVWMPVPALVIYNIVYCTGFGPLPWAVLGEMFPANIKSAASSIVASTCWTLGFLVTYFYPALDALGSYYAFWLFAGFMVVAFFFVLFVVMETKGLSLQEIQDRLNSKRN